The Humulus lupulus chromosome 3, drHumLupu1.1, whole genome shotgun sequence genome window below encodes:
- the LOC133824929 gene encoding uncharacterized protein LOC133824929, with product MLQQKNPGTLTDFVTEEDRFKYCFFSLRVSRRRFRTCRPVLCVEDTFLKTKYGGQMLCAVALDANNHLYPVAFGIVDSENHDSSKYFMSKLKEVIGEVEDLTFVSDRHASITHALETIFPDAYHGASYHHISMNVVAKFKTDHCHVLMYNAAYAFRKSEFHSNFEKIKSNDLAIAQYLEGMGFDKWSRAYFPGNRYNIMTSNYAESFNNKTRDARSFPITTFVKFFRFTLQSWFYDRRETSEKTTTTLAPTYEKNLVDMAEKARFLIPYETGRWNIHKTKKNRENEEYAQLII from the exons ATGCTTCAACAGAAAAATCCCGGGACGTTGACAGATTTTGTCACTGAGGAAGATCGATTCAAATATTGCTTTTTCTCACTCAGAGTTAGTAGAAGAAGGTTTCGTACATGTCGTCCTGTGTTATGTGTGGAAGACACTTTTTTAAAGACAAAATACGGTGGGCAGATGTTATGTGCAGTCGCGCTGGATGCAAATAACCATCTATATCCAGTTGCATTTGGTATTGTGGATAGTGAGAATCATGATTCTTCGAAGTATTTCATGTCAAAGCTAAAGGAAGTGATTGGGGAAGTTGAGGACCTGACATTTGTATCTGACAGGCATGCAAGTATTACACATGCCTTGGAAACTATTTTCCCCGATGCCTATCACGGTGCTTCCTACCACCACATTAGTATGAATGTggttgctaaattcaagactgaTCATTGTCATGTGTTGATGTATAATGCGGCATATGCTTTTAGGAAATCCGAGTTCCACTCTAACTtcgaaaaaatcaaatcaaatgaCCTAGCCATTGCCCAATACCTAGAAGGCATGGGTTTTGATAAGTGGTcccgtgcttactttcctggaaatag gtataatataatgacaagcaattatgctgaaagtttcaacaataagACCCGGGACGCTAGGAGCTTTCCGATAACTACATTCGTCAAATTTTTTCGCTTCACACTACAGTCCTGGTTCTATGATAGGAGAGAAACTAGCGAGAAGACAACTACAACTCTTGCACCGACCTATGAGAAAAATTTGGTGGATATGGCTGAGAAAGCCCGATTCTTGATTCCTTATGAAACAGGGAGATGGAATATacacaaaacaaagaaaaacagagagaatgAAGAATATGCTCAGCTCATCATATGA
- the LOC133824930 gene encoding uncharacterized mitochondrial protein AtMg00810-like yields the protein MVLFRDTKRESWDIRQLDINNAFLNGKLEEDVFMEQPQGFVDASKPDYKFKNSKVDSSLFFYKAPGLMVMVLIYVDDIIVTSNNTHKLNQFVEKLHAMFALKDLGPLHYFLGIEVHRDETGLYLNQGKYVKELLHRTGMMHLKPCSTPMTVGRPLSKSDGDPLQNPTDYRSIIGGLQYLTHTKHDLSFAVNKLSQFLQAPTTAHWSATKRVLRYLKGTVYHGLHIKNSDRLAITGYSDADWACFPDDRRSVAGYCVFFTDTLVSWSSKKQAVVSRSSTSSSFSRNLVDPVPSQRI from the exons ATGGTACTTTTCAGAGATACAAAGCGAG AGTCATGGGACATCAGACAACTCGACATTAATAATGCTTTCCTAAATGGTAAGCTAGAGGAAGATGTGTTCATGGAACAACCTCAAGGTTTTGTAGATGCTTCTAAACCTGATTAT AAATTCAAGAATTCCAAGGTTGATTCCTCTTTATTCTTCTACAAAGCTCCTGGTTTGATGGTTATGGTGCtcatatatgttgatgatattattgtAACAAGCAATAATACTCACAAGCTGAATCAATTTGTTGAGAAACTTCATGCCATGTTTGCGTTAAAGGACTTAGGTCCCCTGCATTACTTCCTTGGTATTGAAGTACACAGAGATGAAACTGGGCTTTATTTAAACCAAGGAAAGTATGTCAAAGAACTCCTGCACAGAACTGGAATGATGCATCTAAAACCGTGCTCCACACCAATGACAGTTGGAAGACCATTGTCAAAGTCAGATGGAGATCCCCTTCAGAATCCAACTGACTATAGAAGTATCATTGGGGGTCTTCAGTACCTCACTCATACCAAACATGATCTCTCTTTTGCAGTAAATAAGTTGAGTCAATTTCTTCAAGCCCCCACTACAGCTCACTGGAGTGCTACAAAGAGAGTACTTAGGTACTTAAAAGGCACAGTGTATCATGGATTACATATCAAAAACTCAGACAGGCTCGCTATTACAGGATATTCGGATGCCGATTGGGCATGTTTCCCGGATGATCGAAGAAGTGTAGCTGGGTATTGTGTGTTTTTCACAGATACTCTTGTTTCCTGGTCATCCAAGAAACAAGCCGTGGTGTCAAGGTCCAGCACTAGCTCAAGTTTCAGCAGAAATCTCGTGGATCCAGTCCCTTCTCAAAGAATTTGA